One genomic region from Nocardia vinacea encodes:
- a CDS encoding cytochrome P450 translates to MDFFLGRELIADPYPYFDAMRAQCPVARENHHGVYMVTGYDEALEVLNDTEHFSSCTSVTGPFPGFPVPLEGDIDALIAEHRDKLPFSDQLPTLDPPVHTQHRGLLMRLITPKRLKENEDAMWTLADRMLDSYLAPGRGDFIRDFAGPFTLYVIADLLGVPAADQEEFLQALQRDPHREGSTLGSTEGESMHHNPIEFLYGKFADYIEDRRREPRGDVLGSMASTVFPDGSEPTVLDVVRVAANLFSAGQETTVRLLSSALKLLAEQPELQRWLREDRSRIPNFIEEALRMESPVKGDFRLSKVPVGVGGVDLPAGTTLMVVNSGANRDPRRFDDPSTFDPERSNARTHIAFGRGIHTCPGAPLARAEARVAIERLLDRTTDIRIDEAVHGAADAREYEYVPTFVLRGLTALHLEFDIAEGGTR, encoded by the coding sequence ATGGATTTCTTTCTCGGGCGGGAGCTCATAGCGGATCCGTATCCGTACTTCGACGCCATGCGGGCGCAGTGCCCGGTGGCACGCGAGAACCACCACGGCGTGTACATGGTGACCGGCTACGACGAGGCGCTCGAGGTGCTGAACGACACCGAGCACTTCTCCTCCTGCACCTCGGTGACCGGTCCGTTCCCCGGTTTCCCGGTGCCGCTGGAGGGCGATATCGATGCGCTGATCGCCGAGCACCGCGACAAGCTGCCGTTCAGCGACCAGCTGCCGACCCTGGACCCACCGGTGCACACCCAGCATCGCGGCCTGCTGATGCGGCTGATCACCCCGAAGCGCCTCAAGGAGAACGAGGACGCGATGTGGACGCTCGCGGACCGGATGCTCGACAGCTACCTCGCACCCGGCCGCGGCGACTTCATCCGTGACTTCGCCGGACCGTTCACGCTGTACGTCATCGCCGACCTGCTCGGCGTGCCCGCGGCCGACCAGGAGGAATTCCTGCAGGCATTGCAGCGCGACCCGCACCGGGAGGGCTCCACCCTCGGCAGTACCGAGGGTGAATCCATGCACCACAACCCGATCGAATTCCTCTACGGCAAGTTCGCCGACTACATCGAGGACCGGCGCCGCGAACCGCGCGGCGACGTGCTCGGCAGCATGGCGAGCACGGTGTTCCCGGACGGCTCCGAACCCACGGTGCTCGATGTCGTACGGGTGGCGGCGAACCTGTTCTCGGCCGGTCAGGAGACGACCGTTCGACTGCTCAGCTCCGCGCTGAAACTGCTCGCCGAGCAGCCCGAACTGCAGCGGTGGCTGCGCGAGGACCGTTCGCGCATACCGAATTTCATCGAGGAGGCGCTGCGCATGGAGAGCCCGGTCAAGGGCGACTTCCGTTTGTCGAAGGTGCCGGTCGGTGTCGGCGGGGTCGACCTGCCCGCCGGTACCACCCTGATGGTGGTGAACAGTGGCGCCAACCGGGATCCGCGCCGCTTCGACGATCCGTCGACCTTCGACCCCGAGCGCTCGAATGCCCGCACCCACATCGCCTTCGGCCGTGGCATCCACACCTGCCCGGGGGCGCCGCTGGCCAGGGCCGAGGCCCGCGTGGCCATCGAGCGGCTGCTGGACCGCACGACCGATATCCGCATCGACGAAGCGGTGCACGGCGCCGCCGACGCACGCGAGTACGAGTATGTGCCGACCTTCGTCCTGCGCGGCCTGACCGCGCTGCATCTGGAATTCGATATCGCGGAAGGTGGTACCCGATGA
- a CDS encoding ferredoxin, which produces MKVSVDSDRCRGHGVCLSLCPEVFALNDDGYAEVQTPEVPADHASAVLVAVSACPEHAITAS; this is translated from the coding sequence ATGAAGGTCTCGGTCGATTCCGACCGCTGTCGCGGACACGGTGTGTGCCTGTCGTTGTGCCCGGAGGTGTTCGCCCTCAACGACGACGGCTACGCCGAGGTGCAAACTCCCGAGGTTCCGGCCGACCACGCCAGTGCTGTCCTGGTGGCGGTGTCGGCCTGCCCGGAGCATGCCATCACCGCGAGTTGA
- a CDS encoding TetR-like C-terminal domain-containing protein: MPDKFSVPQVADTPDIVTSVRNAVLSEIMNGTPVHAVSVAAVARLAGIHETSVYRRWKTRERMILDALTTRSEASLVVPDHGSLREDLTDLMKQACDYLGSPVGRSLLQMSVTAADYPAASEARRQYFETRLRAMEPVVERAITRGEVQSGIAAIDVLEPLFATIQMRVILTGRPITPDLPEKLVSVVVNGVLSES, translated from the coding sequence ATGCCTGACAAGTTCAGTGTGCCCCAGGTCGCCGATACACCGGACATCGTTACTTCTGTGCGCAACGCGGTGCTATCGGAAATCATGAACGGCACACCGGTACACGCTGTGTCCGTCGCGGCCGTCGCACGGCTCGCCGGCATACACGAGACATCGGTCTACCGACGGTGGAAGACGCGCGAACGCATGATCCTCGACGCGCTGACGACGCGAAGCGAGGCGTCGCTGGTCGTACCCGATCACGGCTCGCTGCGCGAAGATCTGACCGATCTCATGAAACAGGCATGTGACTACCTCGGGAGCCCGGTCGGGCGTTCGCTTTTGCAAATGAGTGTCACCGCGGCGGACTACCCCGCGGCGAGCGAGGCGCGACGGCAGTATTTCGAAACCCGGCTTCGGGCGATGGAGCCTGTCGTCGAGCGCGCGATCACCCGCGGTGAGGTGCAGTCCGGAATCGCCGCCATTGATGTGCTCGAGCCACTATTCGCCACGATCCAGATGCGTGTGATCCTGACGGGTAGGCCGATAACGCCGGACCTTCCCGAAAAGCTGGTCAGCGTCGTGGTCAACGGAGTCCTTTCCGAAAGCTAG
- a CDS encoding tyrosine-protein phosphatase, which yields MPERVLTLQGATNFRDLGGYPTVYGGYTRWGMVYRSDAPNRLSIDDLAIIERLGLLVAYDLRTDEERDRSPSALPATVRRIPLTIGGTAAHTRANAEMIRTRPAEIPDDFLAEMYRRMADFDAGIFGRILNELADADGTPALIHCTAGKDRTGVAAALLLAALGVDETTILDDYELSAIHFTDRRLPRLLARLPEDVDPARYRAVFGAPRLAMSTLLTTLREQHGSIEGYLRTRAGLSPSTLTALRDRLVQSAVS from the coding sequence ATGCCCGAGCGTGTCCTCACCCTGCAGGGTGCGACGAACTTCCGCGATCTCGGTGGCTATCCGACCGTCTACGGCGGATACACCCGCTGGGGCATGGTCTATCGCTCCGACGCTCCGAACCGGCTCAGCATCGACGACCTCGCCATCATCGAACGCCTGGGGCTGCTGGTCGCCTACGACCTGCGCACCGACGAGGAACGCGACCGGTCCCCCTCGGCCCTGCCCGCCACCGTGCGCCGGATACCGCTCACCATCGGCGGCACCGCCGCCCACACCCGGGCCAATGCCGAGATGATCCGGACCCGGCCCGCCGAAATTCCCGACGACTTCCTTGCCGAAATGTACCGCCGGATGGCCGATTTCGACGCCGGGATATTCGGGCGGATTCTCAACGAGCTAGCTGACGCGGACGGTACACCGGCGCTGATCCATTGCACCGCGGGCAAGGATCGCACCGGCGTCGCCGCCGCATTACTGCTGGCGGCACTCGGTGTCGACGAGACGACGATTCTCGACGACTACGAACTCAGCGCCATCCACTTCACCGACCGGCGCCTGCCGCGCCTACTGGCCCGCCTGCCCGAGGATGTCGACCCCGCACGCTACCGCGCAGTGTTCGGTGCACCGCGACTGGCGATGTCCACCCTGCTCACCACACTGCGGGAACAACACGGCAGTATCGAGGGCTACCTGCGTACCAGGGCCGGGCTATCGCCTTCGACCCTCACCGCGCTGCGCGACCGGCTGGTCCAGTCAGCCGTTTCGTGA
- a CDS encoding acyl-CoA dehydrogenase family protein, with the protein MSVEPTGDQRLFQTTTREFLDHTVPIETVRELADAASGFDDLWWRRGAELGWTAMLVPEHLGGGSISGQPMTELALVAEEFGRTCAPGPLIPTSAVLAALAAAGDRFADVIAEIVSGDAIAAWALYEPGHGLDLTAPDTRAEPDGTGYRLTGLKDRVEAGDRADLFLVTAHGPDGPIQLLVRADTPGVTVTPTWTLDLVRRTARVEFANVFVGADAVVQQGETATAAAQSQLHIAAALSAAESVGAAQRAFDATVTWMFDRYTFGRPLASYQALKHRMADNKTWLEACHATARAAAAAIDQNPSTAAEFVSVAKSYVGTKAPVIVQDCVQIHGGIGVTWEHDLHLFLRRVTYGRALYGTPEEHHRRITDLLVRSAA; encoded by the coding sequence ATGAGTGTCGAGCCGACCGGCGATCAGCGGTTGTTCCAGACGACGACCCGCGAGTTCCTCGACCACACCGTCCCGATCGAGACGGTGCGCGAACTCGCCGATGCCGCATCGGGTTTCGATGACCTGTGGTGGCGGCGGGGCGCGGAGTTGGGCTGGACGGCGATGCTGGTGCCCGAACATCTCGGGGGCGGCTCGATTTCCGGTCAACCGATGACCGAACTCGCGCTGGTGGCCGAGGAGTTCGGTCGCACCTGCGCGCCCGGCCCGTTGATCCCCACCAGTGCCGTACTCGCCGCACTGGCGGCCGCGGGCGATCGGTTCGCCGATGTGATCGCCGAGATCGTCAGCGGGGACGCGATCGCCGCGTGGGCGCTCTATGAGCCCGGCCACGGTTTGGATCTCACCGCCCCCGACACCCGGGCCGAACCCGACGGTACCGGCTACCGGCTCACCGGACTCAAGGACCGCGTCGAAGCCGGTGACCGCGCCGACCTGTTCCTCGTCACCGCACACGGCCCGGATGGCCCGATCCAGCTCCTGGTGCGCGCCGATACCCCGGGCGTGACGGTCACCCCGACCTGGACGCTCGACCTCGTTCGCCGTACCGCCCGGGTCGAGTTCGCGAATGTCTTCGTCGGCGCCGACGCCGTGGTCCAGCAGGGCGAAACCGCCACCGCGGCAGCGCAATCGCAACTGCATATCGCAGCGGCGCTCAGCGCCGCGGAATCGGTCGGCGCCGCCCAGCGCGCCTTCGACGCCACTGTGACCTGGATGTTCGACCGCTACACCTTCGGCCGCCCGCTGGCCTCCTATCAGGCCCTCAAACACCGCATGGCCGATAACAAGACCTGGCTGGAGGCCTGCCATGCGACCGCCCGCGCCGCGGCCGCGGCCATCGACCAAAACCCTTCCACAGCAGCCGAATTCGTCAGCGTCGCCAAATCGTATGTCGGTACGAAGGCGCCGGTGATCGTCCAGGACTGCGTCCAGATCCACGGCGGTATCGGCGTCACCTGGGAACACGACCTGCATCTGTTTCTGCGGCGCGTCACCTACGGCCGGGCCCTGTACGGCACCCCGGAGGAACATCACCGCCGCATCACCGACCTACTCGTTCGGAGCGCCGCATGA
- a CDS encoding TetR/AcrR family transcriptional regulator: protein MSENSLAGPKVDVVGRIAARALAKREATYADEVRRLLDAALAVIRASDTTSRPRVADIVAAAGLSNDAFYRHFPSKDALISALIEDGAERLVRYAGRRMRTADTPEDQVRRWVEAVLSQAAEATATLTRAVLWNAGGSAPDLDAGSPTPSGRLATLLYGAFAELGSRDPEFDAGLVAHATVGSLTDFLWRRVEPTAADIDRTTAFCLRAITPINSGDSAAERNWPNRYPAS from the coding sequence GTGAGCGAGAATAGTCTTGCGGGTCCAAAGGTCGATGTGGTGGGCCGCATCGCAGCGCGGGCTCTCGCCAAACGGGAGGCGACCTACGCCGACGAGGTGCGGCGCCTGCTGGATGCCGCACTGGCCGTCATCCGCGCCAGCGACACCACCTCGCGACCGCGTGTCGCCGATATCGTCGCGGCCGCCGGTCTGTCCAATGACGCCTTCTACCGGCACTTTCCGTCGAAGGACGCACTCATATCCGCGCTCATCGAGGATGGCGCCGAGCGCCTGGTGCGTTACGCCGGCCGCCGAATGCGCACGGCGGATACACCGGAGGACCAGGTGCGCCGCTGGGTCGAGGCGGTGCTGTCCCAGGCAGCCGAGGCCACGGCGACGTTGACCAGAGCGGTGCTGTGGAACGCCGGCGGGTCGGCCCCGGATCTCGATGCCGGATCGCCCACGCCGAGCGGTCGGCTCGCCACACTGCTGTACGGCGCATTCGCCGAATTGGGCAGCCGGGACCCGGAATTCGATGCCGGGCTCGTCGCGCACGCGACCGTCGGCAGTCTGACCGATTTCCTCTGGCGCCGGGTCGAGCCGACCGCCGCCGATATCGACCGCACGACCGCGTTCTGCCTGCGCGCGATCACCCCGATCAACTCTGGAGATAGCGCAGCGGAGCGTAATTGGCCCAACCGGTATCCGGCCAGTTGA
- a CDS encoding acyl carrier protein — protein sequence MSLETDVYDDIADYLENHYSIEVDKVDPSATFEDVGLDSLGLLGIAEILERKYTISLNDERIASIKTFGELVDAVRSRSEESSAKSL from the coding sequence ATGAGCCTCGAAACGGACGTGTACGACGATATCGCCGACTACCTGGAAAATCACTACAGCATCGAGGTCGACAAGGTTGACCCATCCGCGACATTCGAGGACGTGGGCCTGGATTCGCTTGGGCTGCTTGGCATTGCGGAGATCTTGGAACGCAAGTACACGATTTCGCTGAACGACGAACGCATCGCAAGCATCAAGACGTTCGGAGAACTCGTCGATGCAGTGCGGTCGCGCTCGGAGGAATCCAGCGCGAAGTCCCTATAA
- a CDS encoding aromatic ring-hydroxylating dioxygenase subunit alpha — MPHFAKPAEGSWTEHYPELGTGLVSFEDSISPEHYELERAAIFARTWLNVGRVEQLPRKGSYFTKELAVVNTSLIIVKDNDQQIRAFHNVCRHRGNKLVWDDYPGQEAAGTCRQFTCKYHAWRYSLEGEATFVQQEPEFFDFDKSRFGLKSVRCEVWEGFIFVNLDDDAAPLTDYLGKFAEGLAGYPFGEMTEVYKYRAEVGSNWKLYIDAFAEFYHAPILHAKQYVSGESSKLSNFGFEALHYELDGPHGMVSSWGGMAPPKDLNMVKPIERVLRSGNFGAWDRPDIPALDNLPPGLNPARHRAWGLDSYVFFPNFMIVVWAPGWYLTYHYWPTAYNKHIFEGTCYFAPARNATDRLRQELAALTFKEFGLQDCNTLEATQTMLESRAITEFPLNDQEILLRHLHKQATDFVAGYQAESRNG, encoded by the coding sequence ATGCCGCATTTCGCGAAGCCCGCGGAGGGGTCGTGGACGGAGCACTATCCAGAGCTGGGCACCGGCCTGGTGTCGTTCGAGGACTCGATCTCGCCGGAGCACTACGAGCTCGAACGTGCGGCGATCTTCGCGCGGACCTGGCTGAATGTCGGTCGGGTGGAACAGCTTCCACGCAAGGGCAGCTACTTCACCAAAGAGCTCGCGGTGGTGAACACGTCGCTGATCATCGTCAAGGACAACGACCAGCAAATTCGCGCTTTCCACAATGTCTGCCGCCATCGCGGCAACAAGCTGGTCTGGGACGACTATCCGGGCCAGGAGGCTGCCGGTACCTGCCGACAGTTCACCTGTAAGTACCACGCCTGGCGCTACAGCCTCGAGGGCGAGGCCACCTTCGTGCAGCAGGAGCCGGAGTTCTTCGACTTCGACAAGAGCCGGTTCGGCCTGAAGTCGGTGCGCTGCGAGGTGTGGGAGGGCTTCATCTTCGTCAATCTCGATGACGATGCCGCGCCGCTGACCGACTATCTCGGCAAGTTCGCTGAGGGGCTGGCGGGCTACCCGTTCGGGGAGATGACCGAGGTGTACAAGTATCGGGCCGAGGTCGGCAGTAATTGGAAGCTCTACATCGACGCCTTCGCCGAGTTCTACCACGCGCCCATCCTGCACGCGAAGCAGTACGTGTCCGGTGAGTCATCGAAGCTGTCGAACTTCGGCTTCGAGGCGCTGCACTACGAACTGGACGGGCCGCACGGCATGGTGTCCTCGTGGGGTGGCATGGCGCCGCCGAAGGACCTGAATATGGTCAAGCCGATCGAAAGGGTATTGCGCAGCGGCAATTTCGGCGCCTGGGATCGCCCGGACATCCCCGCGCTGGACAATCTGCCACCCGGCCTGAACCCCGCCCGGCACCGGGCATGGGGCCTGGACTCCTATGTCTTCTTCCCGAATTTCATGATCGTCGTGTGGGCGCCGGGGTGGTACCTGACGTATCACTACTGGCCGACCGCCTACAACAAGCACATCTTCGAGGGCACCTGCTATTTCGCCCCCGCGCGCAACGCCACCGACCGGTTGCGTCAGGAACTGGCCGCGCTCACCTTCAAGGAATTCGGCCTGCAGGACTGCAACACTCTGGAGGCCACCCAGACCATGCTCGAATCACGGGCGATCACCGAGTTCCCGCTCAATGACCAGGAGATCCTGTTGCGGCATCTGCACAAGCAGGCCACCGACTTCGTTGCCGGGTACCAGGCGGAGTCACGAAACGGCTGA
- a CDS encoding acyl-CoA dehydrogenase family protein yields the protein MTTDLEPVDSFRDRARRWLKENLPPTTQTYTGADHDEVWDRARELQRILSDGGFAGICFPKAYGGQGLTAAHQQAFTEESLGYEMPLVLNVPTLAICAATLLELGTEEQKRTHLTAVLRGEEILAQFLSEPRGGSDLAGLTTRADRDGAEWILNGSKIWSSGAYAADYGLCLARTDWDVPKHNGLTLFLVPVAAPGVTIQRIKQVTGSTEFCQEFFDDVRLPADAVIGEVGDGWAAASRLLNHERAAMGGTSPYTSGQRPHLGAEATTLVDLARATGRLDDQRVRADIGAARAMIVVRNQLIAHVSHAIGTGALPPAAGSIVRLFSAENALLQTDSAVTIAGAAAVTGDPDGPGIGQLGIDYLFRNAWSLAGGSTEMARNIISERVLGMPREHAADRDVPFNKVERGR from the coding sequence ATGACCACCGATCTCGAACCAGTCGACAGCTTCCGTGACCGTGCCCGGCGCTGGCTGAAGGAAAACCTTCCGCCCACCACGCAGACCTACACCGGCGCGGACCACGACGAAGTGTGGGATCGCGCGCGCGAACTGCAGCGCATCCTCTCCGACGGCGGCTTCGCCGGTATTTGCTTCCCGAAAGCCTATGGCGGCCAAGGGCTCACAGCCGCCCACCAGCAGGCCTTCACCGAGGAATCGCTCGGCTACGAGATGCCGCTGGTGCTGAATGTGCCGACGCTGGCGATCTGCGCGGCCACCCTGCTCGAGTTGGGCACCGAGGAGCAGAAGCGCACGCATCTGACCGCGGTGCTGCGCGGTGAGGAGATCCTGGCCCAGTTCTTGTCCGAACCGCGTGGCGGCTCGGATCTGGCCGGGCTGACCACCCGCGCCGATCGTGACGGTGCCGAGTGGATCCTCAACGGCTCCAAGATCTGGAGTTCGGGCGCCTATGCCGCCGACTACGGGCTGTGCCTGGCCCGCACCGATTGGGACGTGCCGAAGCACAACGGGCTCACCCTGTTCCTCGTCCCGGTCGCCGCGCCGGGTGTAACTATCCAGCGGATCAAACAGGTCACCGGATCGACCGAGTTCTGCCAGGAGTTCTTCGACGATGTCCGGCTACCCGCCGACGCCGTGATCGGCGAGGTCGGCGACGGCTGGGCGGCGGCGTCGCGGCTGCTGAATCACGAACGGGCCGCCATGGGCGGCACCTCGCCCTACACCAGCGGCCAACGCCCCCACCTCGGCGCGGAGGCCACCACGTTGGTCGACTTGGCGCGCGCGACCGGCCGCCTCGACGATCAACGGGTGCGTGCGGATATCGGGGCGGCCAGGGCCATGATCGTGGTCCGCAACCAGCTCATCGCGCACGTTTCGCACGCCATCGGCACCGGCGCACTGCCGCCCGCTGCCGGATCCATCGTGCGCCTGTTCAGTGCCGAAAATGCCTTGCTGCAAACCGATTCCGCGGTCACGATCGCGGGCGCGGCGGCGGTGACCGGCGATCCGGACGGTCCGGGCATCGGCCAACTCGGCATCGACTATCTGTTCCGCAACGCCTGGAGCCTCGCCGGCGGCAGCACCGAAATGGCCCGCAACATCATCAGCGAACGCGTACTCGGCATGCCCCGCGAACACGCCGCCGACCGCGACGTGCCGTTCAACAAGGTCGAGCGAGGTCGTTGA
- a CDS encoding amidase codes for MEWSFRSAEELAAALRAGAVTSVELTDEAIARIEHDDKSINAICVPDFDRARAAARDADQARARGEDRPLLGIPVTVKESYNMAGLPTTWGVPPYENYVPAEDAVQVSRLKAAGAVVLGKTNVPFMLGDLQSFNEIYGTTNNPWDLGRTPGGSSGGSAAALACGFGALSIGSDIGGSLRNPAHFCGVYAHKPSYGLVASRGHVPPPAPALPSERDLAVVGPMARTARDLTLLLDVMAGPDPLTLGVAFDLALPAARHEQLSEFRVLVIDEHPLIATSSAVRAAVNRVADALVGGGARVERHSPLLPDLTEAATLYTQLLLANLAAMYPVERYEQLRTHAAELNADDEGLDAARLRGAVFSHRDWIEANNRRERHRHGWRQLFAEFDAVVCPITPTPAFPHDHTPGLGDRRIDIDGVAYPFADQLVWAGLATMPGLPATAIPAGRSPEGLPVGVQLIGPMFEDRTPLRLAELLEQEIGGFEAPTSVAEQVR; via the coding sequence ATGGAGTGGAGTTTCCGGTCGGCCGAAGAACTTGCGGCTGCGTTGCGTGCCGGTGCGGTGACCTCCGTGGAACTGACCGACGAGGCGATCGCCCGTATCGAGCACGACGACAAGTCGATCAACGCGATCTGTGTGCCGGACTTCGACCGTGCGCGGGCTGCCGCGCGCGATGCCGACCAGGCGCGTGCTCGCGGCGAGGACCGGCCGCTGCTCGGCATTCCGGTGACGGTCAAAGAGTCCTACAACATGGCCGGGCTGCCCACGACCTGGGGCGTGCCGCCTTATGAGAACTATGTGCCGGCCGAGGACGCGGTACAGGTGTCGCGACTGAAGGCCGCGGGCGCGGTGGTGCTCGGTAAGACCAATGTGCCGTTCATGCTGGGAGATCTGCAGAGCTTCAACGAGATCTACGGCACCACCAACAACCCGTGGGATCTCGGCCGCACTCCGGGCGGATCCTCCGGCGGATCAGCGGCGGCCCTCGCGTGTGGATTCGGCGCGCTGTCCATCGGCTCCGACATCGGCGGTTCGCTGCGCAACCCCGCGCATTTCTGCGGCGTCTACGCACATAAGCCGTCATACGGGCTGGTGGCGAGCCGCGGACATGTCCCGCCGCCCGCGCCGGCACTGCCTTCTGAGCGCGACCTGGCCGTCGTCGGTCCGATGGCGCGCACCGCACGAGACCTCACACTGCTGCTGGACGTGATGGCCGGCCCGGACCCGCTGACGCTCGGCGTCGCATTCGACTTGGCTCTTCCGGCCGCGCGCCATGAGCAGCTTTCCGAATTTCGTGTCCTTGTTATCGACGAACATCCGCTCATTGCAACCAGCTCCGCTGTGCGGGCGGCGGTGAACCGAGTCGCCGACGCGCTCGTTGGCGGCGGCGCCCGCGTCGAACGGCACAGTCCGTTGCTGCCCGATCTGACCGAGGCCGCGACGCTCTACACGCAGTTGCTGCTGGCGAACCTCGCGGCAATGTATCCCGTGGAGCGGTATGAGCAGTTGCGGACCCACGCCGCCGAACTGAACGCGGACGACGAGGGTCTCGACGCGGCGCGGTTGCGCGGCGCGGTGTTCAGCCACCGCGACTGGATCGAGGCCAACAACCGTCGCGAGCGTCACCGCCACGGCTGGCGCCAGCTCTTCGCCGAGTTCGATGCCGTGGTCTGTCCGATCACGCCGACTCCCGCATTCCCGCACGACCACACCCCCGGTCTGGGAGACCGGCGGATCGACATCGACGGCGTGGCCTACCCGTTCGCCGACCAGCTCGTCTGGGCCGGTCTGGCGACCATGCCCGGCCTGCCCGCCACAGCGATACCTGCGGGCCGGTCCCCCGAGGGTCTGCCGGTGGGGGTGCAGCTGATCGGTCCGATGTTCGAGGACCGCACCCCGCTGCGGCTGGCCGAACTGCTCGAGCAGGAGATCGGCGGTTTCGAGGCGCCGACGTCAGTGGCCGAGCAGGTTCGATAG
- a CDS encoding SDR family oxidoreductase, translating into MTGWFEQRSGLDGTVAVITGGAGGLGQAIVHDLVANGVRPAVLDLDAEAAEALRHTIADRDALVQVGDARDPDTLAALFAAADERWGRLDTLVNVVGGTFRAPFTDTTPKGWDALLRTNLLHVFHACALAAPRMRAGGRGGSIVNITTIEAHRAAPGFAVYAAAKAAVEQFGRTLAVELAPDRIRVNNVAPDFVPTPNLARFSHGDGAMSDPAGARVAIPLGRPGQVTDVSNCVVFLASALSAYLTGTTLHPDGGTSASAGWFNWPDTGWANYAPLRYLQS; encoded by the coding sequence GTGACGGGTTGGTTCGAACAGCGCAGCGGCCTCGACGGCACCGTGGCCGTGATCACCGGCGGCGCAGGCGGTCTCGGGCAGGCGATCGTGCACGATCTGGTCGCCAACGGTGTCCGGCCCGCAGTCCTCGACCTCGATGCCGAAGCAGCCGAGGCCCTGCGGCACACGATAGCCGACCGCGACGCCCTGGTACAGGTCGGTGACGCCCGTGATCCCGATACGCTGGCGGCACTGTTCGCCGCCGCCGACGAGCGCTGGGGTCGGCTCGACACACTCGTCAATGTCGTCGGCGGCACCTTCCGTGCGCCGTTCACCGACACCACACCGAAGGGCTGGGACGCACTGCTGCGCACCAATCTGCTGCATGTATTCCACGCCTGCGCACTGGCGGCGCCGCGGATGCGGGCCGGTGGGCGCGGCGGCAGCATCGTCAATATCACCACCATCGAAGCGCACCGTGCCGCACCAGGTTTCGCCGTCTACGCCGCCGCGAAGGCGGCCGTCGAACAGTTCGGCCGCACCCTCGCCGTCGAACTCGCACCGGACCGGATCCGGGTCAACAATGTGGCCCCGGACTTCGTGCCGACCCCCAACCTCGCCAGGTTCTCGCACGGCGACGGCGCCATGTCCGATCCGGCCGGGGCCCGGGTCGCCATCCCACTGGGCCGCCCCGGTCAGGTCACCGATGTCTCGAACTGCGTGGTCTTCCTCGCCTCGGCCCTTTCGGCCTACCTCACCGGCACCACCCTGCACCCCGACGGTGGCACCTCGGCATCGGCCGGCTGGTTCAACTGGCCGGATACCGGTTGGGCCAATTACGCTCCGCTGCGCTATCTCCAGAGTTGA
- a CDS encoding helix-turn-helix domain-containing protein, translated as MTRADDVVREADSRQRLIDVAVALFIRHSFAGTSLQMIADELGFTKAAIYYHFRTREQLLLAVLRPLLQQLRSVIETAEQQRTARARAESMLNGYAELVAASRSIAAVVTTDPSVIRVVRQQPDWRKVIDQPVALLAELTPGPDGVIAATAVLTGLAGAASGAPSDVDQETLNRQLLDIGRRILGLRRPRVT; from the coding sequence ATGACGAGGGCAGATGATGTCGTGCGAGAAGCCGACAGTCGGCAACGCCTGATCGACGTCGCGGTAGCACTTTTCATCCGGCACAGCTTTGCCGGGACCTCGCTGCAGATGATCGCCGATGAGCTCGGCTTCACCAAGGCCGCGATCTATTACCACTTCCGCACCCGCGAACAGCTACTCCTCGCCGTGCTGCGGCCACTGCTGCAACAACTCCGGTCGGTGATCGAGACCGCCGAACAGCAGCGCACCGCGCGCGCCCGCGCCGAGTCGATGCTGAACGGTTACGCCGAACTCGTCGCCGCGAGCCGATCGATCGCCGCCGTCGTGACCACCGATCCCAGCGTCATTCGCGTGGTACGTCAGCAACCGGACTGGCGCAAGGTGATCGATCAGCCTGTCGCACTACTGGCCGAGCTCACCCCGGGACCGGATGGTGTCATCGCGGCCACCGCGGTGCTGACCGGTCTGGCCGGTGCTGCGTCCGGCGCACCGAGCGATGTCGACCAGGAGACGCTGAACCGACAGCTGCTCGACATCGGTCGCCGCATACTCGGACTGCGCAGACCGCGAGTCACATAA